One window of Magallana gigas chromosome 2, xbMagGiga1.1, whole genome shotgun sequence genomic DNA carries:
- the LOC117681085 gene encoding uncharacterized protein, whose product MKRSYFVLCVWMTLLAIAHVGGNVPKGSDRSLMTFRQCLDKCVSNNYHGDASSTVCSFGRSATFRQSWNGAPVRVNPSAAAPIYGQMASYDERFPAGDVRRTSKTLSRVIRGIVIDRRKDSSSETSSHENYVNICYNCITGTCRPYIFFG is encoded by the exons ATGAAACGCTCTTATTTTGTTCTTTGTGTATGGATGACACTGTTGGCCATTGCACATGTAGGAG GAAATGTTCCAAAAGGAAGTGATCGAAGTCTGATGACATTCAGGCAATGTCTGGATAAATGTGTGTCCAACAATTACCATGGAGATGCTTCTAGCACTGTTTGTTCCTTTGGCCGCTCGGCGACATTTAGACAGTCTTGGAACGGGGCACCTGTGAGAGTTAACCCCTCGGCCGCTGCGCCGATCTACGGTCAGATGGCGAGTTATGACGAAAGATTCCCCGCTGGTGACGTCAGAAGAACGTCAAAGACTTTATCTAGAGTGATTCGTGGAATTGTAATAGACAGGAGGAAAGACTCTAGCTCTGAAACATCAAGTCATGAAAATTACGTAAACATTTGTTACAACTGTATCACCGGAACGTGTCGACCCTACATCTTCTTTG GTTAG
- the LOC105330640 gene encoding histone-lysine N-methyltransferase EZH2 isoform X2 — protein MDVEDSKSALLHLTQSGEDVEMQIKEEGSVSDSGGKYSIDWKKRVKSEFMRIKHLKKYKKTDELKAAFAANRKTINEQLTNQKEFLDSQPSYTLPPPETLSHIPVTKKCDVKSNLMPVQTTLLRVLNSLQSIPTMYCWAGLQQNFMVEDETVLHNIPYMGDDVLDKDVTFIEELLKNYDGKVHGEKHCNVMDNDTFVELVNSLWLNYPDPDVDGEEGIEHCNQDEQKSPFPSDAIFEAISAEFPEKGSGDDLKEKYKDLIEVKETTGNMPPECTPNIDGAGAQSVPRDQTMHSFHTLFCRRCFKYDCFLHPYHPTPSMLTRKMPETKQETEPCGPHCYLHLVGLPDEKGEHCEVKKEEKIEPKSVTDVKQEKTRIDDWMPGEESLFRVIQDMHRTNYCAMAKLIKTKTCVQVYSFALKEAAHIPDITEDKKLTPPRKKAKKKHKLWSMHCRKIQLKKDNNSSKMVHNYQPCDHPGLRCDENCPCIMSQNFCEKFCQCSGDCENRFPGCRCKAQCNTKQCPCFLAVRECDPDLCQMCGADQFTTDKISCKNVSVQRGMKKHLLLAPSDIAGWGIFLKVPAEKNEFISEYCGEIISQDEADRRGKVYDKYMCSFLFNLNNDFVVDATRKGNKIRFANHSVNPNCYAKVMMVNGDHRIGIFAKRPIQAGEELFFDYRYGPTEQLRFVGIERDTEMI, from the exons ATGGACGTTGAAGATAGTAAGTCCGCTTTGTTGCACCTCACCCAGTCAGGGGAGGATGTGGAAATGCAGATCAAGGAGGAGGGGTCAGTGAGTGACAGTGGGGGGAAGTACTCCATTGACTGGAAAAAACGGGTCAAGTCAGAGTTTATGAGGATAAAGCATTtgaagaaatacaaaaagacAGATGAATTAAAG GCAGCTTTTGCAGCAAACAGAAAAACCATCAACGAGCAATTGACCAATCAGAAGGAGTTTCTGGATTCCCAGCCGTCCTATACCCTCCCTCCCCCGGAGACTCTCAGTCACATTCCTGTCACAAAGAAG TGTGATGTAAAAAGTAACTTGATGCCAGTCCAGACAACTCTTCTGCGAGTTTTAAACAGCCTTCAGTCCATTCCAACCATGTACTGTTGGGCAGGGCTCCAGCAAAACTTTATG GTGGAAGATGAAACTGTACTGCATAATATTCCATATATGGGGGACGATGTCCTTGACAAAGACGTAACCTTCATCGAGGAACTGCTAAAGAACTACGACGGCAAAGTCCACGGAGAGAAGCACTGCAACGTGATGGACAACGACACATTTGTGGAGCTCGTCAACTCTCTCTGGCTCAACTACCCTGATCCTGATGTGGATGGGG AGGAGGGCATTGAACACTGTAACCAAGACGAACAGAAGTCACCGTTCCCCAGTGATGCCATATTCGAAGCCATATCTGCAGAATTCCCAGAAAAAGGGTCAGGGGACGATCTAAAAGAAAA GTACAAGGATCTCATAGAAGTAAAAGAAACCACTGGTAACATGCCCCCTGAGTGTACCCCCAATATCGATGGAGCGGGCGCCCAGTCCGTGCCTCGTGACCAGACCATGCACTCATTTCACACGCTGTTCTGTCGACGCTGCTTCAAGTACGACTGCTTCCTACATC CCTATCACCCCACTCCAAGTATGTTGACCAGAAAAATGCCAGAAACCAAACAGGAAACAGAGCCTTGTGGACCACACTGTTATTTACATTTG GTTGGTCTACCAGATGAAAAGGGGGAGCACTGTGAagtgaaaaaagaagaaaagatagAACCTA AGTCTGTCACAGATGTGAAGCAGGAGAAGACGAGGATAGACGACTGGATGCCGGGGGAGGAGTCGTTGTTCAGGGTGATACAGGACATGCACCGCACCAACTACTGCGCCATGGCCAAGCTGATCAAAACCAAGACCTGTGTACAG GTGTATAGTTTTGCTCTGAAAGAGGCAGCCCACATTCCAGACATCACAGAGGATAAGAAGCTGACTCCACCCAGAAAGAAGGCCAAGAAAAAGCACAA GTTGTGGTCCATGCACTGCCGTAAGATTCAGCTAAAGAAAGACAACAACAGTAGTAAGATGGTACACAACTACCAGCCGTGTGACCATCCGGGGCTAAGATGTGATGAGAACTGTCCCTGTATCATGTCCCAGAACTTCTGTGAAAAGTTCTGCCAGTGCAGCGGCgatt GTGAGAATAGGTTCCCTGGATGTCGGTGTAAGGCCCAGTGTAACACCAAACAGTGTCCCTGTTTCCTGGCAGTGCGCGAATGTGACCCTGACCTTTGTCAGATGTGTGGGGCGG ATCAGTTTACGACTGACAAAATTTCCTGCAAGAATGTCAGTGTCCAAAGAGGAATGAAAAAG catCTCCTTCTAGCACCCTCGGATATTGCAGGATGGGGAATTTTTCTCAAAGTACCAGCAGAGAAAAATGAGTTCATATCAGAATATTGTGGAGAG ATAATATCACAAGATGAAGCAGACAGGAGAGGGAAAGTATATGACAAATACATGTGTAGCTTCCTTTTTAATCTCAACAATG ATTTTGTTGTGGACGCCACAAGGAAAGGGAACAAAATTCGCTTTGCCAACCACTCTGTTAATCCCAACTGTTATGCCAAAGTCATGATGGTAAACGGGGACCACAGGATTGGGATATTTGCCAAGCGACCTATACAGGCAGGAGAGGAGCTCTTCTTTGATTATCG
- the LOC105330640 gene encoding histone-lysine N-methyltransferase EZH2 isoform X1, with amino-acid sequence MDVEDSKSALLHLTQSGEDVEMQIKEEGSVSDSGGKYSIDWKKRVKSEFMRIKHLKKYKKTDELKAAFAANRKTINEQLTNQKEFLDSQPSYTLPPPETLSHIPVTKKCDVKSNLMPVQTTLLRVLNSLQSIPTMYCWAGLQQNFMVEDETVLHNIPYMGDDVLDKDVTFIEELLKNYDGKVHGEKHCNVMDNDTFVELVNSLWLNYPDPDVDGEEGIEHCNQDEQKSPFPSDAIFEAISAEFPEKGSGDDLKEKYKDLIEVKETTGNMPPECTPNIDGAGAQSVPRDQTMHSFHTLFCRRCFKYDCFLHPYHPTPSMLTRKMPETKQETEPCGPHCYLHLVGLPDEKGEHCEVKKEEKIEPSKKCKTRLQNKRKKSVTDVKQEKTRIDDWMPGEESLFRVIQDMHRTNYCAMAKLIKTKTCVQVYSFALKEAAHIPDITEDKKLTPPRKKAKKKHKLWSMHCRKIQLKKDNNSSKMVHNYQPCDHPGLRCDENCPCIMSQNFCEKFCQCSGDCENRFPGCRCKAQCNTKQCPCFLAVRECDPDLCQMCGADQFTTDKISCKNVSVQRGMKKHLLLAPSDIAGWGIFLKVPAEKNEFISEYCGEIISQDEADRRGKVYDKYMCSFLFNLNNDFVVDATRKGNKIRFANHSVNPNCYAKVMMVNGDHRIGIFAKRPIQAGEELFFDYRYGPTEQLRFVGIERDTEMI; translated from the exons ATGGACGTTGAAGATAGTAAGTCCGCTTTGTTGCACCTCACCCAGTCAGGGGAGGATGTGGAAATGCAGATCAAGGAGGAGGGGTCAGTGAGTGACAGTGGGGGGAAGTACTCCATTGACTGGAAAAAACGGGTCAAGTCAGAGTTTATGAGGATAAAGCATTtgaagaaatacaaaaagacAGATGAATTAAAG GCAGCTTTTGCAGCAAACAGAAAAACCATCAACGAGCAATTGACCAATCAGAAGGAGTTTCTGGATTCCCAGCCGTCCTATACCCTCCCTCCCCCGGAGACTCTCAGTCACATTCCTGTCACAAAGAAG TGTGATGTAAAAAGTAACTTGATGCCAGTCCAGACAACTCTTCTGCGAGTTTTAAACAGCCTTCAGTCCATTCCAACCATGTACTGTTGGGCAGGGCTCCAGCAAAACTTTATG GTGGAAGATGAAACTGTACTGCATAATATTCCATATATGGGGGACGATGTCCTTGACAAAGACGTAACCTTCATCGAGGAACTGCTAAAGAACTACGACGGCAAAGTCCACGGAGAGAAGCACTGCAACGTGATGGACAACGACACATTTGTGGAGCTCGTCAACTCTCTCTGGCTCAACTACCCTGATCCTGATGTGGATGGGG AGGAGGGCATTGAACACTGTAACCAAGACGAACAGAAGTCACCGTTCCCCAGTGATGCCATATTCGAAGCCATATCTGCAGAATTCCCAGAAAAAGGGTCAGGGGACGATCTAAAAGAAAA GTACAAGGATCTCATAGAAGTAAAAGAAACCACTGGTAACATGCCCCCTGAGTGTACCCCCAATATCGATGGAGCGGGCGCCCAGTCCGTGCCTCGTGACCAGACCATGCACTCATTTCACACGCTGTTCTGTCGACGCTGCTTCAAGTACGACTGCTTCCTACATC CCTATCACCCCACTCCAAGTATGTTGACCAGAAAAATGCCAGAAACCAAACAGGAAACAGAGCCTTGTGGACCACACTGTTATTTACATTTG GTTGGTCTACCAGATGAAAAGGGGGAGCACTGTGAagtgaaaaaagaagaaaagatagAACCTA gtaaaaaatgtaaaactagATTGCAAAATAAGCGCAAAA AGTCTGTCACAGATGTGAAGCAGGAGAAGACGAGGATAGACGACTGGATGCCGGGGGAGGAGTCGTTGTTCAGGGTGATACAGGACATGCACCGCACCAACTACTGCGCCATGGCCAAGCTGATCAAAACCAAGACCTGTGTACAG GTGTATAGTTTTGCTCTGAAAGAGGCAGCCCACATTCCAGACATCACAGAGGATAAGAAGCTGACTCCACCCAGAAAGAAGGCCAAGAAAAAGCACAA GTTGTGGTCCATGCACTGCCGTAAGATTCAGCTAAAGAAAGACAACAACAGTAGTAAGATGGTACACAACTACCAGCCGTGTGACCATCCGGGGCTAAGATGTGATGAGAACTGTCCCTGTATCATGTCCCAGAACTTCTGTGAAAAGTTCTGCCAGTGCAGCGGCgatt GTGAGAATAGGTTCCCTGGATGTCGGTGTAAGGCCCAGTGTAACACCAAACAGTGTCCCTGTTTCCTGGCAGTGCGCGAATGTGACCCTGACCTTTGTCAGATGTGTGGGGCGG ATCAGTTTACGACTGACAAAATTTCCTGCAAGAATGTCAGTGTCCAAAGAGGAATGAAAAAG catCTCCTTCTAGCACCCTCGGATATTGCAGGATGGGGAATTTTTCTCAAAGTACCAGCAGAGAAAAATGAGTTCATATCAGAATATTGTGGAGAG ATAATATCACAAGATGAAGCAGACAGGAGAGGGAAAGTATATGACAAATACATGTGTAGCTTCCTTTTTAATCTCAACAATG ATTTTGTTGTGGACGCCACAAGGAAAGGGAACAAAATTCGCTTTGCCAACCACTCTGTTAATCCCAACTGTTATGCCAAAGTCATGATGGTAAACGGGGACCACAGGATTGGGATATTTGCCAAGCGACCTATACAGGCAGGAGAGGAGCTCTTCTTTGATTATCG